Proteins encoded together in one Sceloporus undulatus isolate JIND9_A2432 ecotype Alabama chromosome 4, SceUnd_v1.1, whole genome shotgun sequence window:
- the MRS2 gene encoding magnesium transporter MRS2 homolog, mitochondrial, with product MLGVADEANQSALPIFSLFPRSIFTHAQQGFLVAAVVYLASYRAPPPPPPPPSSSSLGSSLLPGRWRARGCSGPGFPPAAAAPTASPSSSAKEADAPPLCTQAARAAGTRAAACWPRKCRRLLLLLQPQQPFRKEPLLRARDLSRHLSTEASQAALSSVVPVFSVMKFDKDGTVSSYEKKKTELYQELSLQARDLRFQHQVSISPRNNRIIMRMEFLKAVVTPGYLLILDYRNINLENWLFQELAPQLAGEGQLITYSLPFEFRAIEAILQYWINYLRGRLHCLQPQILETLDALVDPKLLSLDRSKVHVLLQNGKCLSELETDLKVFKETILEILDEEEVLEELCLTKWTDPQVFEESLSGIDHAEEMELLLENYYRQADDLLNETHELRVLIDDSESIIFINLDSHRNVMMRLNLQLTMGTFSLSLFGLLGVAFGMNLESSFEEDRRMFWLVTGIMFLGSGLIWRRLLSFLGRHLEPSAPPPIPALLKRTQPANGKVEFKSDIKTEPLGSSRST from the exons ATGCTGGGAGTAGCTGACGAAGCAAACCAGTCTGCTTTacccattttctctctgtttcctcGAAGCATCTTCACGCATGCTCAACAAGGATTCTTGGTGGCTGCTGTTGTTTACCTTGCCAGTT acagggctcctcctcctcctcctcctccaccatcatcatcatctcttggGTCCAGCCTCCTCCCAGGCAGATGGAGGGCGCGTGGCTGCTCCGGACCAGgctttcctcctgctgctgctgctcccaccgcctccccttcctcctctgccaagGAGGCGGACGCTCCCCCCCTCTGCACTCAGGCAGCCAGGGCTGCAGGAACTAGGGCTGCTGCTTGCTGGCCCAGGAAATGCAGgcggctgctcctcctcctccagccccagcAGCCCTTCAGGAAGGAGCCCTTGCTGCGCGCAA GGGATCTTTCTCGACACTTGTCTACAGAGGCATCTCAAGCTGCTCTATCCAGTGTGGTCCCTGTGTTTTCAGTG ATGAAATTTGATAAAGATGGCACTGTAAGCTCTTATG aaaaaaagaaaacagaactgtATCAGGAACTAAGCCTTCAAGCACGGGATCTACGATTTCAGCACCAAGTAAGCATCTCACCCAGGAACAACAGGATTATCATGAGAATGGAG TTTTTGAAAGCAGTGGTAACACCTGGATATCTTCTGATTCTGGACTATCGTAATATAAACCTGGAAAACTGGCTGTTCCAAGAACTGGCACCTCAGCTAGCTGGAGAAGGTCAACTCATTACATATTCTTTACCTTTTGAATTCAGAGCTATAGAGGCAATACTACAGTACTGG ATCAACTACCTGCGTGGGAGACTTCACTGTCTGCAGCCTCAGATTCTTGAGACACTGGATGCTCTAGTGGACCCTAAGCTTTTGTCACTGGATAGGAGCAAAGTTCATGTCCTTCTACAAAATGGTAAATG tTTGTCAGAATTAGAAACAGATCTCAAAGTTTTCAAAGAGACGATACTGGAAATCCTAGATGAAGAAGAAGTCCTAGAAGAGTTGTGTCTAACTAAATGGACAGACCCACAAGTTTT CGAGGAGAGCCTCTCTGGAATTGACCATGCAGAGGAGATGGAGCTACTTCTGGAGAATTACTACAGGCAGGCAGATGATCTTCTTAATGAAACTCATGAACTTCGAGTATTGATTGATGATTCTGAAAGCATCATTTTTATCAACTTGGACAG TCACCGGAATGTGATGATGAGACTGAACCTGCAGCTGACCATGGGTACTTTCTCGCTGTCTCTCTTTGGATTGCTAGGAGTGGCCTTTGGCATGAATTTGGAATCTTCATTTGAAGAG GATCGCAGAATGTTTTGGCTGGTGACTGGAATTATGTTCCTGGGCAGTGGCCTAATTTGGCGGCGTCTCCTTTCATTCCTTGGGCGGCATCTTGAACCTTCAGCACCTCCTCCA ATTCCAGCTTTGCTGAAAAGAACTCAGCCAGCAAATGGAAAAGTGGAATTTAAAAGTGACATTAAAACAGAACCACTTGGGTCAAGTAGAAGCACATGA